A region from the Gemmatimonadota bacterium genome encodes:
- a CDS encoding heme exporter protein CcmB, protein MSWRDDWRRVRAVAMKDLTAERRSKSGLNAVTFLGVLVLMLFGFALGPDTESLREAATGAIWLAILFSGVLAFNRSYQLELDGGALEPLLLYPGSRWSIFAGKLLANLAFVGLVELIVIPVALVLFHVSIPDAWAAQLFVTLLGTIGFVTLGTFYAAMSSRSRSREVLLPLLLFPMMIPVLLGAVEASTSLLEGNVMRDAGAWIRMLLVYDVVFLAAALAVFEFVIEV, encoded by the coding sequence ATGAGCTGGCGCGACGACTGGCGGCGCGTCCGCGCCGTGGCCATGAAAGACCTCACCGCCGAGCGCCGATCAAAGAGCGGGCTGAATGCCGTCACCTTTCTTGGCGTGTTGGTGCTCATGTTGTTCGGCTTCGCCCTCGGCCCAGACACGGAGTCGTTGAGGGAGGCCGCAACCGGGGCGATCTGGCTGGCGATCCTCTTCAGCGGTGTCCTGGCGTTCAACCGCTCCTACCAACTCGAGCTGGACGGCGGGGCGCTGGAGCCGCTGCTCCTCTATCCCGGGTCACGCTGGTCGATCTTCGCCGGCAAGCTCCTCGCGAATCTCGCGTTTGTCGGGCTCGTCGAACTGATCGTAATTCCGGTAGCCCTCGTGTTGTTTCATGTATCGATCCCCGATGCCTGGGCGGCGCAGCTCTTCGTTACACTCCTTGGGACAATCGGGTTCGTCACGCTGGGGACGTTCTACGCCGCGATGTCGAGTCGAAGCCGGTCGCGCGAAGTCCTGCTGCCGCTCCTGTTGTTCCCGATGATGATCCCGGTCCTGCTCGGGGCCGTGGAGGCGTCGACCTCCTTGCTCGAAGGGAACGTGATGCGCGACGCGGGCGCTTGGATTCGGATGTTGCTGGTGTATGACGTGGTCTTCCTCGCGGCCGCTCTGGCCGTGTTCGAATTCGTGATCGAGGTGTGA
- a CDS encoding CcmD family protein, which translates to MPEYNNAFIIAAFAVTWMAVVGYGLHLRRARQAAEARVASARSALGGGA; encoded by the coding sequence GTGCCTGAGTACAACAATGCGTTCATCATTGCCGCCTTTGCCGTGACGTGGATGGCGGTTGTCGGGTATGGCCTGCACCTGCGGCGCGCTCGTCAGGCCGCTGAGGCGCGGGTAGCGAGCGCACGATCCGCACTGGGAGGTGGCGCATGA
- a CDS encoding putative sulfate exporter family transporter codes for MRRRWPGVAAAGGVALVAWGVSQLAAPRVSWAPDAVVLALLFGMIVHAVRPLPASWEAGVAFMGRQVLEVAIVVLGLTTDLRRFAAAGPLLVACTVGTTVVALGAGILIGRWCGLGRRHAVLVASGNAICGNTAIVAVARASGATAMETASAIASTALLSIGLVLALPVIGTVMALDDARYGALAGMTVYAMPQVLAATFPVSGAAGEVGTMVKLVRVMLMVPWLVWLGRHSAGDAAHGTGVGAALRKVLPWYLVLFLAGAALRTAGVIPTTVAHGAQVVAHALTVAAMAGVGLAVSPDSIRTAGVRTTLAALASMSLLLVVALAVVRFLLPG; via the coding sequence GTGAGGCGTCGCTGGCCGGGCGTCGCGGCAGCGGGGGGCGTCGCGCTGGTTGCCTGGGGGGTGTCGCAACTCGCGGCGCCGCGGGTGTCGTGGGCACCGGACGCGGTGGTCCTCGCCCTGCTGTTCGGGATGATCGTCCATGCGGTGCGCCCCTTGCCCGCGTCGTGGGAGGCGGGCGTTGCGTTCATGGGGCGCCAGGTGCTGGAAGTCGCGATCGTAGTCCTTGGCCTCACGACGGACCTGCGGCGGTTTGCGGCCGCCGGACCGCTGCTGGTGGCGTGCACGGTGGGGACGACGGTGGTCGCGTTAGGCGCCGGCATCCTCATCGGGCGCTGGTGTGGCCTCGGCCGGCGCCATGCGGTGCTCGTCGCGTCGGGGAATGCCATCTGCGGCAACACGGCCATCGTCGCCGTGGCGCGGGCGAGCGGCGCGACCGCCATGGAGACGGCGTCGGCGATCGCGTCCACGGCGCTCCTCAGCATCGGGCTGGTGCTTGCCCTGCCCGTGATCGGGACCGTGATGGCCCTGGACGACGCCCGCTACGGGGCGTTGGCCGGGATGACCGTCTACGCCATGCCCCAGGTGCTCGCAGCGACCTTTCCCGTCAGTGGCGCGGCGGGCGAGGTGGGCACGATGGTGAAGCTCGTGCGCGTGATGCTGATGGTGCCCTGGTTGGTCTGGCTTGGCCGCCACTCCGCAGGCGACGCAGCGCACGGCACCGGGGTGGGCGCGGCACTTCGCAAGGTGCTCCCGTGGTACCTCGTGTTGTTCCTCGCCGGGGCTGCGTTACGCACCGCCGGCGTGATCCCGACCACGGTCGCACACGGAGCGCAGGTGGTGGCCCACGCCCTGACGGTGGCCGCCATGGCCGGGGTTGGCCTGGCGGTGTCCCCGGACAGCATCCGCACGGCGGGGGTGCGCACCACGCTCGCCGCGCTTGCCTCGATGAGCCTGCTGCTCGTCGTGGCGCTCGCCGTCGTGCGGTTCCTCCTCCCGGGCTGA
- the ccmA gene encoding heme ABC exporter ATP-binding protein CcmA, which yields MPATAIPLNPDHGTLALQADGVTRRYGRRWALRGANLVVRPGEVVGLEGHNGSGKSTLLRVFSTLIRATSGRAWVLGSDVRERPDWVRGQVALMTYHPGLYDDLTARENLEFAASMLGREASGIDAALDRVGLLRDGDERVRTFSSGMQRRLSLARLLMQRPRVLLLDEPYNSLDRQGVALVNEVVAEVVRGSDGGAALIVLHDRQSAGALLDRVEVMFQGRVEGQAEPQLPSASEMLAELAS from the coding sequence GTGCCAGCGACCGCCATCCCCCTCAATCCGGACCACGGCACCTTGGCCCTTCAGGCCGATGGTGTCACGCGCCGGTACGGCCGTCGCTGGGCGCTTCGGGGAGCCAACCTTGTCGTCCGGCCGGGAGAGGTTGTCGGGCTCGAAGGGCACAACGGTTCCGGAAAAAGCACCCTGCTGCGCGTCTTCTCGACCCTCATTCGTGCGACGTCAGGGCGGGCGTGGGTTCTGGGAAGTGACGTCCGTGAGCGGCCGGATTGGGTGCGGGGGCAGGTCGCCCTGATGACCTACCACCCCGGGCTCTACGACGACCTGACCGCGCGCGAGAACCTCGAGTTCGCCGCCAGCATGTTGGGCCGCGAGGCGTCAGGGATTGATGCGGCCCTCGACCGCGTGGGTCTCCTTCGGGACGGTGACGAGCGTGTCCGCACCTTCTCATCCGGAATGCAGCGCCGGTTGTCCCTCGCCCGGCTCCTCATGCAGCGGCCCCGGGTGCTGCTGCTCGATGAGCCGTACAACTCACTTGATCGCCAGGGGGTCGCGCTGGTGAACGAGGTGGTGGCGGAGGTGGTCCGCGGGTCAGACGGTGGAGCTGCGCTCATCGTGCTGCACGATCGACAAAGCGCGGGCGCCCTCCTCGATCGGGTCGAGGTGATGTTTCAGGGTCGGGTGGAGGGACAAGCCGAGCCCCAACTGCCGTCGGCGAGCGAAATGCTCGCGGAGCTGGCGTCATGA
- a CDS encoding VWA domain-containing protein — MALVLLLLLPAWWWWRRRRRSDRAITFSGTSVLAQGPRVGSWIPVALVVLRSLVVAGFILALARPRIAGRSEQANSEGINIVVAFDISSSMLAEDFQPQNRLEVAREKVKQFVNLRSSDRIGIVAFSGEALTQVPLTTDYPVVLAAIDNLQPGQLEDGTAIGTAIATAANRLRGAPGRSRVIVLLTDGVNNRGAIDPRTAAQAAAAFGVKIYTIGVGTEGMAPVPVGRGVFGLRYENRPVEIDDQLLTEVAERTGGRYFRARDAAALDRITLEIDQLERTPVRTRVFTRYAELFRWPLGLAMLALMLELGLAAWRGPLP; from the coding sequence GTGGCTCTCGTCCTGCTGCTCCTCCTCCCCGCCTGGTGGTGGTGGCGGAGGCGGCGGCGTTCCGATCGGGCGATCACCTTCTCGGGGACTTCCGTCCTTGCCCAGGGCCCCAGAGTGGGGAGCTGGATCCCGGTGGCGCTGGTCGTCCTCCGCTCGCTGGTCGTCGCCGGGTTCATCCTGGCGCTGGCGCGTCCGCGCATCGCCGGGCGTTCCGAGCAAGCCAACAGCGAGGGGATCAACATCGTGGTGGCCTTCGATATCTCCAGCTCAATGCTGGCCGAGGACTTCCAACCCCAGAATCGGCTCGAAGTCGCCCGCGAGAAGGTGAAGCAGTTCGTGAACCTTCGCTCCAGCGACCGCATCGGGATCGTCGCCTTTTCCGGCGAGGCGCTCACGCAAGTGCCCCTGACGACGGACTACCCCGTGGTGCTGGCCGCCATCGATAACCTGCAGCCCGGTCAGTTGGAGGACGGAACGGCAATCGGAACGGCGATTGCGACCGCGGCCAACCGGCTGCGGGGGGCACCCGGTCGGTCCCGGGTCATCGTACTTCTGACGGATGGTGTGAACAACCGGGGGGCGATCGACCCGCGGACCGCCGCGCAGGCGGCGGCCGCCTTTGGCGTTAAGATCTATACGATCGGGGTGGGGACGGAGGGAATGGCGCCGGTGCCCGTGGGGCGTGGTGTATTCGGCCTGCGCTACGAAAATCGTCCGGTCGAGATCGACGATCAGTTGTTGACCGAGGTGGCCGAGCGGACGGGTGGGCGATATTTCCGGGCGCGGGATGCGGCGGCGCTCGACCGCATCACGCTCGAGATTGACCAGCTGGAGCGTACGCCGGTGCGCACGCGCGTGTTCACGCGTTATGCAGAGTTGTTTCGGTGGCCGCTGGGGCTGGCCATGCTCGCCCTCATGCTGGAGCTCGGGCTGGCCGCCTGGCGGGGTCCGCTGCCCTAG
- the ccsA gene encoding cytochrome c biogenesis protein CcsA, with protein MSRAEGVAVPRREVRWTTVGLVGLLLLVAAQAYGVLTSPPDRDMGHLQKIMYVHVPAAWNAMLAFLLVALASLRYLWKGRLADDLLAASAAEVGMLLTGLTLALGMIWGKPTWGIWWTWEPRLTSTAVLFFMFVAYLILRTFVDDAERRAQWSAVVGLLGALNVPIVYMSVRWWRTLHQMQSSPMTLDSSYTWPLRANAVALMLLMAYAVAHRYRSALMTQTAEELMDRLALKGTPGGSRA; from the coding sequence GTGAGCCGTGCTGAGGGAGTGGCCGTGCCGCGCCGTGAGGTGCGGTGGACCACCGTCGGGTTGGTTGGCCTCCTGTTGCTGGTCGCCGCACAAGCGTACGGTGTCCTGACGAGCCCGCCCGACCGAGACATGGGCCATCTGCAGAAGATCATGTACGTGCACGTACCGGCCGCGTGGAACGCGATGTTGGCCTTTCTTCTCGTTGCGCTGGCATCCTTGCGCTACCTGTGGAAGGGGCGCCTGGCTGATGACCTGCTGGCGGCCTCGGCCGCGGAGGTGGGGATGCTCCTCACCGGCCTGACCCTGGCGTTGGGAATGATCTGGGGCAAGCCGACCTGGGGTATTTGGTGGACATGGGAGCCACGGCTGACGTCCACCGCCGTACTGTTCTTCATGTTCGTGGCGTACCTCATCCTGCGAACGTTTGTGGATGACGCCGAGCGCCGGGCGCAATGGAGTGCGGTGGTGGGGTTGCTGGGTGCGCTCAATGTCCCAATTGTCTACATGTCTGTGCGTTGGTGGCGTACCTTGCACCAGATGCAGTCGAGCCCGATGACCCTGGATTCGAGCTACACCTGGCCCCTGCGGGCCAACGCCGTCGCGTTGATGCTGCTGATGGCCTATGCCGTGGCGCATCGCTATCGGTCCGCGCTCATGACGCAGACCGCGGAGGAACTCATGGATCGATTGGCCCTGAAGGGGACCCCCGGAGGTTCACGTGCCTGA
- a CDS encoding cytochrome c-type biogenesis protein CcmH — protein sequence MSVFQSTVGGASRRIIVALLLGLPATSVRAQESAAPPVVGADSALERRTREVAAALRCPVCQGLSIADSPSDLALEMKGLVREQLAAGKSPEEIRAYFIDKYGEWVLLEPKAEGLNLLVYVLPVALVVGGGLFVVRYVRANSTEKKA from the coding sequence GTGAGCGTGTTCCAATCGACGGTCGGCGGTGCCTCGCGGCGGATCATCGTGGCACTCCTCCTGGGGCTCCCGGCTACGAGTGTGCGTGCCCAGGAGTCGGCGGCTCCTCCGGTTGTAGGTGCCGATTCCGCGCTGGAGCGCCGCACGCGCGAAGTCGCCGCGGCGCTCCGGTGCCCGGTGTGTCAGGGCCTCTCGATCGCCGATTCTCCGTCCGACCTCGCCCTGGAGATGAAGGGGCTCGTGCGCGAGCAGCTCGCGGCGGGCAAGAGTCCGGAGGAGATCCGCGCGTACTTCATCGACAAGTACGGCGAGTGGGTCCTCCTGGAACCCAAGGCGGAGGGGTTGAACCTGCTGGTTTACGTCCTTCCCGTGGCCCTCGTGGTCGGTGGCGGGCTGTTCGTCGTGCGCTACGTCCGCGCCAACAGCACCGAGAAGAAAGCGTGA
- a CDS encoding heme lyase CcmF/NrfE family subunit: MTAATFAMIFGLVAHDFSIEYVAQVGSRATPLYYTVISLWGALEGSILFWGWVLALLTALVVFWNRSRAGNLIPYTTSTLLGVGIFFQFLLVAPAFPFGAVFPVPPDGPGPNPLLQNHWLMGIHPPLLYLGYVGMTVPFAFAMGAMASGEVGDGSWIRLSRRWTLGAWAFLTAAIIAGMWWSYEVLGWGGYWAWDPVENASFMPWLTATAFLHSVMVQERRGLLKLWNLNLVVATFALTILGTFLTRSGVLSSVHAFTEGLIGYYFLVAIAITLLASFVLVAGNSERLVSFGKLEGVASRGTVFLFNNLLLTAFTFTVLVGTLFPLFAEAIRGEKVSVGEPFFNRMTIPICAALLFLMGVGPALPWKEADRATLRRKLLPPLVGAVVGLLLSTFAGARSPYAVLAFAFAAFAAVANIGEFVEGARARMRMRGESPVDALGNLLATNRRRYGGYVAHLGVVAVAVAITASATFRAEHEATLKKGESMTVGGLEVRLEEVWGREEPQRSVIGTTVAILKGGKEIARLDPRMNFYPTSQQPVPTPAVRSRPSGDIYMNLQAFAQDGTNATLRVIVEPLVPWIWAGGMIICLGALISIAPFRRQAPAVVTEPEAALAAPTPVAAT, encoded by the coding sequence ATGACCGCGGCGACCTTCGCGATGATCTTCGGTCTCGTCGCGCACGACTTCTCCATTGAGTACGTGGCACAGGTGGGGAGTCGCGCCACCCCGCTGTACTACACGGTGATCTCGTTGTGGGGGGCACTCGAGGGATCCATCCTCTTCTGGGGATGGGTCCTCGCCCTGCTCACGGCGCTGGTCGTGTTCTGGAATCGATCGCGCGCCGGCAACCTGATTCCGTATACCACATCCACCCTGCTTGGCGTCGGGATCTTCTTCCAGTTCCTCCTGGTGGCGCCGGCCTTTCCGTTTGGGGCGGTCTTTCCGGTGCCGCCGGACGGCCCTGGGCCAAACCCGCTGCTGCAGAACCACTGGTTAATGGGGATTCACCCCCCGCTCCTGTACCTCGGGTACGTCGGGATGACCGTGCCGTTCGCCTTTGCCATGGGGGCCATGGCCTCCGGTGAGGTTGGCGACGGCAGCTGGATTCGCCTCTCTCGCCGCTGGACCCTCGGTGCCTGGGCCTTTCTCACCGCAGCGATCATCGCCGGGATGTGGTGGTCATACGAAGTGCTCGGCTGGGGGGGATATTGGGCGTGGGATCCGGTGGAAAATGCCTCTTTCATGCCGTGGCTCACCGCGACCGCCTTCCTGCACTCCGTGATGGTGCAGGAGAGGCGCGGCCTCCTCAAGTTGTGGAACCTGAACCTGGTGGTGGCCACCTTTGCGCTCACCATCCTTGGGACTTTCCTTACGCGCTCGGGGGTGCTGTCCTCGGTGCATGCGTTCACGGAAGGGCTCATCGGGTACTATTTCCTCGTGGCCATTGCGATCACCCTGCTGGCGTCGTTTGTCCTCGTGGCTGGGAATAGCGAGCGTCTGGTAAGCTTCGGCAAGTTGGAGGGGGTGGCCTCGCGCGGGACGGTCTTCCTGTTCAACAACCTGTTGCTGACGGCCTTCACCTTCACCGTGCTGGTCGGGACGCTGTTTCCGCTGTTCGCCGAGGCGATCCGCGGCGAAAAGGTGTCGGTGGGCGAGCCGTTCTTCAACCGGATGACGATTCCCATTTGTGCCGCCCTGCTGTTCCTGATGGGAGTAGGCCCCGCGCTGCCGTGGAAAGAAGCGGATCGGGCCACGCTGCGGCGCAAGTTGCTCCCCCCGCTGGTCGGGGCCGTTGTCGGCCTCCTGTTGTCGACCTTCGCCGGGGCGCGGTCGCCGTATGCCGTGCTGGCGTTCGCCTTTGCTGCTTTCGCCGCCGTCGCAAACATTGGTGAGTTTGTCGAGGGCGCGCGGGCGCGTATGCGGATGCGCGGGGAATCGCCCGTGGATGCCCTCGGGAACCTCCTGGCCACGAATCGCCGACGATACGGGGGATATGTCGCCCACCTCGGCGTCGTGGCGGTCGCGGTGGCCATTACCGCCTCGGCCACGTTCCGCGCTGAGCACGAAGCCACCTTGAAGAAGGGCGAGTCGATGACGGTCGGTGGGCTCGAGGTGCGACTCGAGGAGGTCTGGGGCCGTGAGGAGCCGCAACGTTCGGTCATCGGGACCACCGTCGCGATCCTGAAGGGCGGCAAGGAGATCGCGCGCCTCGACCCTCGCATGAACTTCTATCCAACGTCGCAGCAGCCAGTCCCGACGCCCGCGGTGCGCAGTCGTCCGTCAGGGGACATCTACATGAACTTGCAGGCGTTCGCGCAGGACGGCACTAATGCGACGTTGCGGGTGATTGTGGAGCCGCTGGTGCCATGGATCTGGGCTGGTGGGATGATCATCTGCCTGGGAGCCCTCATCTCCATCGCGCCATTCCGTCGACAGGCGCCGGCGGTGGTCACCGAGCCTGAGGCGGCCCTGGCCGCGCCCACACCGGTTGCCGCCACATGA
- a CDS encoding cytochrome c maturation protein CcmE, with protein sequence MSSDSGRRTAVFVIAGVIVAGAFAYLMLGGIEDNLEYFKTPAELTQLGPEAYGKTVRLGGQVAPGSVKWDADALDLRFRVTDGAQEIEVHSKGAPPQMFRDGMGVVVIGRYGAGKVFESKELMIRHSEEYRAPKPGERPQEMYRSLIKGEKAS encoded by the coding sequence ATGAGCTCCGATTCGGGCCGCCGCACGGCCGTGTTTGTCATCGCCGGCGTCATCGTGGCCGGCGCGTTTGCCTACCTCATGCTGGGTGGCATCGAGGATAACCTCGAGTACTTCAAGACACCGGCGGAGCTGACGCAGCTGGGACCCGAGGCCTACGGCAAGACGGTCCGGCTCGGCGGGCAGGTGGCCCCCGGTTCGGTGAAGTGGGACGCGGACGCGCTGGACCTTCGCTTTCGCGTCACAGACGGGGCCCAGGAGATCGAGGTGCACTCCAAGGGGGCGCCGCCGCAGATGTTCCGAGACGGGATGGGGGTTGTGGTCATCGGCCGATACGGCGCCGGCAAGGTGTTTGAGTCCAAGGAGCTGATGATCCGCCACTCCGAGGAGTACCGGGCGCCCAAGCCGGGCGAGCGTCCCCAGGAGATGTATCGGTCGTTGATCAAGGGAGAGAAGGCCTCGTGA
- a CDS encoding EAL domain-containing protein, translated as MRDEQLLTKIADAVLIVSRDGIIAKASKGVERIIGFAGAGLAGKRLTSLLHEDNVAEASQAVLRVSNGAELHVPQRWRTRTNEGAFVDIEFTATRLADAPAERCVVVSMRPAPAREAEESTDVLKDPLTGLPSRALFRDRVEHALARAHRQQLPLAVLLLEFEDFRAGATRATIQQVEAVIAAAALRLATCLRGTDSAARFEGARFGILLEDMADESNFVQVAERIGQAFATPLMAGPAGFVGNANLGIASATPDDTVDDVLRHADVALRAAKRRGRGACELFDPRVHEPALSHTRLEDDIKRGIDAGEFSLVYQPIVILRSRRIAGVEALVRWNHRTRGLVPAAAFVPVAEESGHIIELGKWILREACRQARTWQDSIGPDRSLTVTINVTAKQLLHGTFVDDVAVAIRDSGIEPHRLVLEVSEGALVAHQAAALTRLREVRTLGVRIAIDDYGSRGASLGDPGEIPVDILKIDRSYVSQVNRRPEEHAATRAIVALGKLKRLRTVAEGIEREEQLAELLRFKCEYGQGALFSEPVTAADFLELLRRD; from the coding sequence ATGCGAGACGAACAGTTGTTGACGAAAATCGCCGACGCCGTGCTCATCGTCAGTCGCGACGGGATCATCGCCAAGGCGTCCAAGGGCGTTGAGCGCATCATTGGCTTTGCCGGAGCTGGCCTGGCCGGAAAGCGACTCACCTCGTTGCTGCACGAGGACAACGTCGCCGAGGCGTCGCAGGCCGTCCTGCGCGTGTCGAACGGCGCCGAGCTCCACGTGCCACAGCGCTGGCGCACACGCACCAATGAGGGGGCGTTCGTGGACATCGAGTTCACCGCGACCCGGCTCGCCGATGCCCCAGCCGAGCGGTGCGTGGTGGTGTCGATGCGTCCAGCCCCGGCTCGTGAGGCCGAGGAAAGCACCGATGTGCTCAAGGACCCCCTGACCGGCCTCCCGTCCCGTGCCCTCTTCCGGGATCGGGTGGAGCACGCCCTCGCTCGCGCGCATCGTCAGCAGCTTCCCCTCGCCGTCCTTCTCCTCGAGTTCGAGGATTTCCGCGCGGGCGCCACCCGCGCGACCATTCAGCAAGTGGAAGCCGTCATCGCGGCGGCCGCACTCCGACTGGCGACGTGCCTCCGCGGCACCGACAGTGCCGCCCGGTTCGAGGGCGCACGCTTCGGGATCCTGCTCGAGGACATGGCGGACGAGAGCAACTTCGTCCAGGTCGCGGAGCGGATTGGGCAGGCATTCGCCACGCCCCTCATGGCGGGCCCCGCGGGCTTTGTGGGCAATGCCAACCTTGGGATTGCATCGGCCACCCCAGACGACACGGTGGACGATGTCCTGCGTCACGCGGACGTCGCCCTCCGGGCGGCCAAGCGCCGCGGCCGTGGGGCCTGTGAGCTGTTCGACCCCCGGGTGCACGAACCCGCGTTGTCGCATACGCGACTCGAGGACGACATCAAGCGCGGCATCGACGCCGGGGAGTTCTCCCTGGTGTACCAGCCGATCGTGATCCTCCGGAGCCGTCGCATCGCCGGCGTCGAGGCCCTCGTGCGCTGGAATCACCGCACGCGAGGACTGGTTCCTGCCGCCGCCTTTGTCCCGGTCGCCGAGGAGTCCGGGCACATCATCGAGTTGGGCAAGTGGATCCTCCGGGAAGCCTGTCGACAGGCGCGCACCTGGCAGGATTCGATCGGCCCCGATCGTTCGCTGACGGTCACCATCAACGTCACAGCCAAGCAACTCCTGCACGGCACCTTTGTGGACGATGTCGCCGTCGCCATCCGCGATTCGGGCATCGAACCACACCGCCTCGTCCTCGAGGTGTCCGAGGGCGCCCTCGTCGCGCACCAGGCGGCCGCGCTGACCCGGCTGCGCGAAGTCCGCACCCTCGGGGTCCGAATTGCCATTGACGACTACGGCTCTCGTGGGGCGTCGCTCGGCGATCCGGGGGAGATCCCCGTCGATATCCTCAAAATCGACCGCAGCTACGTGAGCCAGGTGAACCGGCGGCCGGAGGAACACGCCGCCACGCGGGCCATCGTCGCGTTAGGCAAGCTCAAGCGGCTTCGCACCGTGGCCGAGGGCATTGAGCGGGAGGAACAACTCGCCGAGTTGCTCCGGTTCAAGTGCGAATACGGACAGGGGGCGCTGTTCTCCGAACCGGTCACCGCCGCCGACTTCCTGGAATTGCTCCGCCGCGACTGA
- a CDS encoding magnesium transporter CorA family protein yields MKLPRSFLSRGGAATLARDIDLKELASALVDPAVTLWVDIDSSNRAQFALLEKLFGFHPLAIEDVLNPMSRPKVDQYDQYLFVTLRVVRFVDETTDPYDLETANLYFFIGTNYLVTVHAGPSHHVEQLAGICHRTPDVIGRGPARVAHQLMDSAIDAYFPILDRVDEFLDSLEERVFASFDEGSLRDIFAVKRLVLSLRRYLAPQREIFNILSNRPSPLLAPELQLYFRDVYDHMLRINDSLETYRDLLSSTMESYLSQVSNRLNLVTKGLSVVATLSVPFVVVSGMWGMNFNRSIPLTDHPWGFEIMLVAQLALGAGLVGLLRWRKWL; encoded by the coding sequence ATGAAGCTCCCCCGTTCGTTTCTTTCGCGCGGCGGTGCGGCCACCCTCGCACGCGACATCGACCTCAAGGAACTGGCGTCGGCCCTTGTCGACCCCGCAGTGACGCTCTGGGTCGATATCGACAGCTCCAATCGCGCGCAGTTCGCGCTGCTTGAGAAGTTGTTCGGGTTCCACCCGCTGGCCATCGAGGATGTCCTCAACCCGATGAGCCGCCCGAAGGTGGACCAGTACGACCAGTACCTCTTCGTGACGCTGCGCGTGGTGCGGTTCGTCGACGAAACCACCGATCCCTACGACCTGGAGACGGCGAACCTCTACTTCTTCATCGGGACCAACTACCTGGTGACGGTCCACGCCGGTCCGTCGCACCACGTGGAGCAGCTGGCGGGGATCTGCCACCGGACCCCGGACGTGATCGGGCGCGGGCCGGCCCGCGTGGCGCACCAGCTCATGGATAGCGCGATCGACGCCTACTTCCCGATCCTGGACCGGGTCGACGAGTTTCTCGACTCGCTGGAAGAACGGGTCTTTGCCTCGTTTGACGAAGGGTCGCTGCGCGACATCTTTGCCGTGAAGCGTCTGGTGCTCTCCCTGCGACGGTACCTGGCCCCGCAGCGCGAGATCTTCAACATCCTGTCCAACCGTCCCTCGCCCCTGCTCGCCCCCGAGCTGCAACTCTACTTTCGCGACGTGTACGACCACATGCTGCGGATCAACGACTCGCTCGAGACCTATCGCGACCTGTTGAGCAGCACGATGGAGAGCTACCTCTCGCAGGTGTCCAACCGCCTGAACCTGGTGACGAAGGGACTGAGTGTGGTGGCGACGCTGAGCGTGCCGTTCGTGGTGGTCAGTGGCATGTGGGGGATGAACTTCAACCGCAGCATCCCGTTGACGGACCACCCTTGGGGGTTCGAGATCATGCTGGTGGCCCAGCTGGCGTTAGGCGCCGGGCTCGTCGGCCTGCTGCGGTGGCGCAAGTGGCTGTGA
- a CDS encoding redoxin domain-containing protein produces MTTPEATPAPGLNWRRASMAGLVALPIIALLAFGLTRDPGEIKSPLPGKMAPDFALEVFAPGEPGQERAVGDTIRLSELRGQVVVLNFWASWCLECRREHQALTEVAADYATRGVKFYGVLYNDSPSAGKRWIDEMGGQSYPSVNDARTRTAIDYGLYGAPETFFIAKDGRVAYKHIGAVTDRLLAQKLDSLLAAPVAGAP; encoded by the coding sequence ATGACGACCCCCGAGGCAACCCCGGCTCCTGGGCTGAACTGGCGACGGGCAAGCATGGCGGGGTTGGTCGCCCTGCCCATCATCGCGCTGCTCGCCTTTGGGCTTACCCGTGATCCCGGCGAGATCAAGTCCCCGCTACCTGGCAAGATGGCACCAGACTTCGCCCTCGAAGTCTTCGCACCCGGTGAGCCGGGGCAGGAGCGTGCGGTCGGCGACACGATCCGGCTGTCGGAGCTGAGGGGGCAGGTGGTGGTGCTCAATTTCTGGGCCTCGTGGTGTCTGGAGTGTCGACGCGAACACCAGGCACTGACCGAGGTCGCTGCCGACTATGCGACCCGCGGGGTCAAGTTCTACGGGGTGTTGTATAACGACTCTCCGTCGGCAGGAAAGCGATGGATCGACGAGATGGGCGGCCAGTCCTACCCGTCCGTTAACGATGCGCGGACCCGAACGGCGATCGACTACGGGCTGTACGGGGCGCCCGAGACCTTCTTTATCGCGAAGGATGGGCGCGTGGCCTACAAGCACATCGGGGCGGTCACGGATCGCCTTCTGGCCCAGAAGCTGGATAGCCTCCTTGCGGCTCCTGTGGCAGGCGCGCCGTGA